In a single window of the Rhopalosiphum padi isolate XX-2018 chromosome 1, ASM2088224v1, whole genome shotgun sequence genome:
- the LOC132918285 gene encoding calcium/calmodulin-dependent protein kinase kinase 1 isoform X1 → MQRDSMTTVQATSITGWKPSTVDVVASCRLTSSITASTDAISRHAAVSVDTNSSASPERPATTTASTAVVDDIKQQQCTTAVTVSNHHLCDPQQSTVGTTAATDSPRDSQGVACIKTESATSTVVTTSPRPICPNLPYSPACSPRFARRRPPLRECRVSVNVQSLDDPNAHQKLNQYKLIDSIGQGSYGLVKLAYNELDDKHYAMKILSKKKLMKKSGCFGRLNARRKGANPLDKVYREIALLKKLDHPNVVKLVEVLEDPDEDHLYLVFELLERGEVMQVPGDPPMSESKARSYFRDILLGLEYLHFQRIVHRDIKPSNLLIDASGHVKIADLGVCNEFDGSDDLLSSSAGTPAFTAPEVLDPSTKTYSGRALDVWALGCTLYAFVYGRLPYTADTVLAVHEQIRTQPVQWPVEPETSPQLVHLLHRLLDKDPDTRITLPAVKRHDWVTRAGTEVLPTERDNYCRELVEVSEEEMMNVVKSIPKLNTLILIKAMLKNHSFLNPFAADESKRKLQSSNRSHSAPGACSWFGSRSLSTETTNLQPVKEHAVKEK, encoded by the exons CTACTTCGATAACGGGTTGGAAACCATCTACAGTAGATGTGGTTGCTAGCTGTAGGTTAACGAGTAGCATTACTGCCTCCACAGATGCAATCAG TAGACATGCGGCAGTGTCAGTGGACACGAACTCATCGGCGTCGCCAGAAAGACCAGCGACCACCACAGCTTCTACCGCTGTGGTCGACGACATTAAGCAGCAGCAATGTACCACAGCGGTAACCGTTAGCAACCACCACCTGTGCGATCCGCAGCAATCGACTGTAGGAACCACTGCGGCTACTGACAGCCCACGAGATTCGCAAGGGGTAGCCTGCATCAAGACTGAATCTGCGACGTCGACGGTGGTTACGACCTCCCCGCGACCAATATGTCCGAACTTGCCCTACTCACCCGCGTGTTCACCGCGGTTCGCTAGACGCCGGCCGCCGTTGCGCGAGTGCCGCGTGTCCGTCAACGTGCAGAGCTTGGACGATCCGAATGCTCATCAAAAGCTCAACCAGTACAAACTCATTGACTCTATTGGACAG GGATCATATGGACTTGTAAAATTGGCGTACAACGAACTAGATGACAAACATTAT gctatgaaaatattatctaagaaaaagttaatgaaaaagtcTGGCTGTTTtg gtAGACTTAACGCCAGACGTAAAGGGGCCAATCCATTAGACAAAGTATACAGGGAAATAGCTTTGTTGAAAAAACTTGATCATCCTAATGTAGTGAAACTAGTAGAAGTTTTAGAGGATCCAGATGAAGATCATCTTTATTTgg tttttgaattattggaGCGTGGAGAAGTGATGCAAGTTCCTGGTGATCCTCCAATGTCTGAATCGAAAGCCAGGTCATACTTCAGGGATATTTTATTGGGCTTAGAAtatt TACACTTTCAGCGGATCGTACACAGGGACATAAAACCGTCGAACTTATTGATCGATGCAAGCGGACACGTGAAAATCGCCGACCTAGGCGTATGCAACGAGTTCGACGGAAGTGACGACTTGTTGAGTTCAAGTGCAGGCACGCCGGCGTTTACGGCTCCTGAAGTGCTGGATCCGTCGACGAAAACGTACAGCGGTCGAGCGCTTGACGTGTGGGCACTGGGTTGCACATTGTATGCGTTCGTCTACGGTCGGTTGCCGTACACTGCTGACACGGTGCTGGCGGTGCACGAGCAGATTCGCACACAACCAGTGCAGTGGCCGGTCGAACCAGAAACGTCTCCGCAGCTGGTGCATCTGTTGCACCGCCTCCTAGACAAGGATCCAGATACTAGGATTACATTGCCGGCCGTTAAACGACACGACTGGGTGACCAGGGCGGGAACTGAGGTGCTACCCACTGAGCGGGACAACTACTGTCGGGAGCTGGTCGAGGTTAGCGAGGAGGAAATGATGAACGTTGTCAAGTCCATACCCAAGCTTAACACCCTGATACTGATTAAAGCAATGCTGAAGAATCATTCGTTCCTT AATCCGTTTGCAGCAGACGAATCGAAACGAAAACTTCAGTCATCCAACCGTTCACACTCGGCACCCGGAGCGTGCTCTTGGTTTGGGTCAAG ATCCTTATCCACGGAGACAACCAATCTACAGCCTGTCAAAGAACACGCCGTGAAAGAAAAATGA
- the LOC132918285 gene encoding calcium/calmodulin-dependent protein kinase kinase 1 isoform X2, which produces MCIWLPTIKTGIIASRLISAQITRHAAVSVDTNSSASPERPATTTASTAVVDDIKQQQCTTAVTVSNHHLCDPQQSTVGTTAATDSPRDSQGVACIKTESATSTVVTTSPRPICPNLPYSPACSPRFARRRPPLRECRVSVNVQSLDDPNAHQKLNQYKLIDSIGQGSYGLVKLAYNELDDKHYAMKILSKKKLMKKSGCFGRLNARRKGANPLDKVYREIALLKKLDHPNVVKLVEVLEDPDEDHLYLVFELLERGEVMQVPGDPPMSESKARSYFRDILLGLEYLHFQRIVHRDIKPSNLLIDASGHVKIADLGVCNEFDGSDDLLSSSAGTPAFTAPEVLDPSTKTYSGRALDVWALGCTLYAFVYGRLPYTADTVLAVHEQIRTQPVQWPVEPETSPQLVHLLHRLLDKDPDTRITLPAVKRHDWVTRAGTEVLPTERDNYCRELVEVSEEEMMNVVKSIPKLNTLILIKAMLKNHSFLNPFAADESKRKLQSSNRSHSAPGACSWFGSRSLSTETTNLQPVKEHAVKEK; this is translated from the exons ATGTGTATTTGGCTTCCAACTATCAAAACGGGCATTATAGCGTCACGTCTCATCAGCGCTCAAATAAC TAGACATGCGGCAGTGTCAGTGGACACGAACTCATCGGCGTCGCCAGAAAGACCAGCGACCACCACAGCTTCTACCGCTGTGGTCGACGACATTAAGCAGCAGCAATGTACCACAGCGGTAACCGTTAGCAACCACCACCTGTGCGATCCGCAGCAATCGACTGTAGGAACCACTGCGGCTACTGACAGCCCACGAGATTCGCAAGGGGTAGCCTGCATCAAGACTGAATCTGCGACGTCGACGGTGGTTACGACCTCCCCGCGACCAATATGTCCGAACTTGCCCTACTCACCCGCGTGTTCACCGCGGTTCGCTAGACGCCGGCCGCCGTTGCGCGAGTGCCGCGTGTCCGTCAACGTGCAGAGCTTGGACGATCCGAATGCTCATCAAAAGCTCAACCAGTACAAACTCATTGACTCTATTGGACAG GGATCATATGGACTTGTAAAATTGGCGTACAACGAACTAGATGACAAACATTAT gctatgaaaatattatctaagaaaaagttaatgaaaaagtcTGGCTGTTTtg gtAGACTTAACGCCAGACGTAAAGGGGCCAATCCATTAGACAAAGTATACAGGGAAATAGCTTTGTTGAAAAAACTTGATCATCCTAATGTAGTGAAACTAGTAGAAGTTTTAGAGGATCCAGATGAAGATCATCTTTATTTgg tttttgaattattggaGCGTGGAGAAGTGATGCAAGTTCCTGGTGATCCTCCAATGTCTGAATCGAAAGCCAGGTCATACTTCAGGGATATTTTATTGGGCTTAGAAtatt TACACTTTCAGCGGATCGTACACAGGGACATAAAACCGTCGAACTTATTGATCGATGCAAGCGGACACGTGAAAATCGCCGACCTAGGCGTATGCAACGAGTTCGACGGAAGTGACGACTTGTTGAGTTCAAGTGCAGGCACGCCGGCGTTTACGGCTCCTGAAGTGCTGGATCCGTCGACGAAAACGTACAGCGGTCGAGCGCTTGACGTGTGGGCACTGGGTTGCACATTGTATGCGTTCGTCTACGGTCGGTTGCCGTACACTGCTGACACGGTGCTGGCGGTGCACGAGCAGATTCGCACACAACCAGTGCAGTGGCCGGTCGAACCAGAAACGTCTCCGCAGCTGGTGCATCTGTTGCACCGCCTCCTAGACAAGGATCCAGATACTAGGATTACATTGCCGGCCGTTAAACGACACGACTGGGTGACCAGGGCGGGAACTGAGGTGCTACCCACTGAGCGGGACAACTACTGTCGGGAGCTGGTCGAGGTTAGCGAGGAGGAAATGATGAACGTTGTCAAGTCCATACCCAAGCTTAACACCCTGATACTGATTAAAGCAATGCTGAAGAATCATTCGTTCCTT AATCCGTTTGCAGCAGACGAATCGAAACGAAAACTTCAGTCATCCAACCGTTCACACTCGGCACCCGGAGCGTGCTCTTGGTTTGGGTCAAG ATCCTTATCCACGGAGACAACCAATCTACAGCCTGTCAAAGAACACGCCGTGAAAGAAAAATGA
- the LOC132919426 gene encoding telomerase RNA component interacting RNase-like isoform X1 codes for MANYNNQQAQNAFKNDGSFLEIYQRFQQQQQQQKTKLAELPILDVQVSQTSPAPSAATNCSTTTTTTLAVASEKRSETLKTLPIIGKRKNKALKTGVVKKVKPDDEKKLSKPTDAWSLYLDEVKRYQETVGEQDNKTRPLVK; via the coding sequence ATGGCAAACTATAACAATCAACAAGcccaaaatgcatttaaaaatgatgGCTCATTCCTAGAAATATATCAACGTTttcaacaacagcaacaacagcaaAAAACTAAATTGGCAGAACTACCAATACTTGATGTACAAGTATCTCAAACTTCACCTGCTCCTTCTGCTGCTACTAATTgttctactactactactactactttgGCAGTTGCCTCTGAAAAACGATCTGAAACTCTTAAAACGTTGCCAATAATTGGCAAACGTAAAAATAAAGCGTTGAAAACGGGTGTGGTTAAAAAGGTTAAACCGgacgatgaaaaaaaattatctaaaccTACAGACGCTTGGTCATTGTATTTAGATGAAGTTAAACGTTATCAAGAAACAGTGGGAGAACAGGATAATAAGACTAGACCTCTTGTAAAATAA